A genome region from Triticum aestivum cultivar Chinese Spring chromosome 2B, IWGSC CS RefSeq v2.1, whole genome shotgun sequence includes the following:
- the LOC123039089 gene encoding LOW QUALITY PROTEIN: uncharacterized protein (The sequence of the model RefSeq protein was modified relative to this genomic sequence to represent the inferred CDS: substituted 2 bases at 2 genomic stop codons): protein MVRKKVPLQYIGEDSTCCRTYEPRRNYLMKKVGELGILCNTKACVLVYDEGASEPYVYPSHAEAVEILNRYKARPNMPQFKKTMSQVEFLTKCLAKLQHQANKLQSEREDRDIRALLHKAMLGGNLNAEEVASVGCTSGEIHKSLVEHITKTNPQLPQAGGQPPVFQPQAPYIVGRANVGPSSMYQAPLQEQAGGQPPVFQPQVPYVTGSADMGCPPMYQVQPQQQSGGQLPVFQPQAPYIVGSADMGPPPMYQAPPHQQDGWKPPAFXPQAXYVTGSIDMGPPPMYHALQQQEGWRNMVRSKGDHSALVYNRNGYCTGVHDGAGTSSSASFPLDDMMSFLDDMEFEL from the exons ATGGTTCGCAAGAAGGTGCCCCTCCAGTACATCGGCGAGGACTCCACCTGTTGTCGTACCTACGAGCCGCGTCGCAACTACCTAATGAAGAAGGTAGGCGAGCTAGGCATCCTATGCAACACCAAGGCCTGCGTTCTGGTGTATGACGAGGGCGCATCGGAGCCATATGTTTACCCGTCCCATGCCGAGGCGGTGGAAATCCTGAATCGGTACAAGGCCAGGCCGAACATGCCACAGTTCAAGAAGACGATGAGCCAGGTGGAGTTCCTCACCAAGTGTCTGGCCAAGCTCCAACACCAGGCCAACAAGCTCCAAAGCGAGCGTGAGGACCGCGACATCAGGGCCCTCCTACACAAGGCCATGCTCGGTGGCAACCTCAACGCCGAGGAGGTCGCCAGTGTTGGCTGTACGTCGGGGGAGATCCACAAGAGCCTCGTTGAGCACATCACTAAAACCAACCCGCAGCTGCCG CAGGCGGGCGGGCAGCCACCGGTCTTCCAGCCCCAGGCGCCATACATTGTCGGTAGAGCCAACGTGGGGCCTTCGTCGATGTATCAAGCGCCGCTGCAGGAGCAGGCGGGCGGGCAGCCACCGGTCTTCCAGCCCCAGGTGCCATACGTCACCGGCAGTGCTGACATGGGATGTCCCCCAATGTATCAAGTGCAGCCGCAACAGCAGTCGGGCGGGCAGCTACCTGTCTTCCAGCCCCAGGCGCCATACATCGTTGGCAGTGCGGACATGGGTCCTCCACCGATGTATCAGGCGCCACCGCACCAGCAGGACGGCTGGAAGCCACCAGCATTCTAGCCCCAAGCATAGTACGTCACCGGCAGCATCGACATGGGGCCTCCGCCGATGTATCACgcgttgcagcaacaggagggcTGGCGTAACATGGTGAGATCTAAGGGGGACCACAGCGCCCTGGTCTATAATAGAAATGGCTACTGTACTGGTGTCCATGATGGCGCCGGCACCAGCTCGAGCGCCAGCTTCCCCCTTGATGATATGATGTCATTCTTGGACGATATGGAGTTCGAGTTGTAG
- the LOC123039088 gene encoding uncharacterized protein, which yields MVRKKVPLRYIGKDSTRRRTYETRRNYLTKKVGELGILCNTKACVLVYDEGASEPYVYPSHAEVVEILNRYKAMPNMPQLKKDIHQSLVERIAKTNPQLPVFQPQVPYVTGSVNMGPPPMYQASPQQQSGGQPPVFQPQPQAPYIAGSADMGPPPMYQAPPHQQEGWKPPVFQPQAQYVTGSVDMGPLPMYQALQQQEGWRNMVRSEGDHSALVYNRNGYSTGGHDGAGTSSSASFPLDDMMSFLDDMEFEL from the exons ATGGTTCGCAAGAAGGTGCCCCTCCGGTACATCGGCAAGGACTCCACCCGTCGTCGTACCTACGAGACGCGTCGCAACTACCTGACGAAGAAGGTAGGCGAGCTAGGCATCCTATGCAACACCAAGGCCTGCGTTCTGGTGTATGACGAGGGCGCATCGGAGCCGTATGTTTACCCGTCCCATGCCGAGGTGGTGGAAATCCTGAATCGGTACAAGGCCATGCCGAACATGCCACAGTTAAAGAA GGATATCCACCAGAGCCTCGTCGAGCGCATCGCTAAAACCAACCCGCAGCTGCCGGTCTTCCAGCCCCAAGTACCATACGTCACCGGCAGCGTCAACATGGGGCCTCCACCGATGTATCAAGCGTCGCCGCAGCAGCAGTCGGGCGGGCAGCCACCGGTCTTCCAGCCCCAG CCCCAGGCGCCATACATCGCCGGCAGTGCCGACATGGGGCCTCCGCCGATGTATCAGGCGCCACCGCACCAGCAGGAGGGCTGGAAGCCACCAGTCTTCCAGCCCCAGGCGCAGTACGTCACCGGCAGCGTCGACATGGGGCCTCTGCCGATGTATCAGGCGTTGCAGCAGCAGGAGGGTTGGCGTAACATGGTGAGATCCGAGGGGGACCACAGCGCCCTGGTCTATAATAGAAATGGCTACAGTACTGGTGGCCACGACGGCGCCGGCACCAGCTCGAGCGCCAGCTTCCCCCTCGATGATATGATGTCATTCTTGGACGATATGGAGTTCGAGTTGTAG